The sequence CGAAGAAGTACGACGAGACTTACTGTCCTCCCGATTCgaacgctgcggcggagacatGCGACGGCGAATACAAGACCATTCTGCCCGGTTACGAGAGCACATGGTGGAAGGACGACAAGAAAGCGAAGTCGTTCACTCTTTCGATTCCCACTGACAAGTTCCCGAAGGAACAGGCGAAGATTGTGGTCGGATGCCAGCAGAAGACGAGCGAGCagccgaagaaggcggaagacgcaccAAGCCCGACTGTATGCAGCGTTGACGTAACTATtgaggcgagcgcctccgcgtcgtctgcagtGATGATCCGAAGGCCATTCCTGTGGGAAGCTGGTATCTTGTTCTTGGTGCGCGCCGTAGCCGTCTGAATGCAGCGAAGGCCGTCGAGCTAAcggagagacgagaagccGTACCGAAGCACCTTCGTTCTGGCTGCTGTCCTTCATCGTCGAAGGAGGGTGGGTACGAGGCCTGCGACGGTTCGTTCCGGTTGCAATGTGAAACGGGGGGAAAACCACGTCGTGCCAATTCGTTTACACTCACGATGAAGACCGACAGATTCCCGCAAGAGAAGTGATGGTCATGGTCaggcgcgagcagagagagtcTAATGAACGGATCACTGCGAAGGGCTGCTCGGATCTGACTTACTGCGGCACTGAAATGATTGAAGCCAACTCCTTTGCGTTGCCTGCGGTGGAGACCGGTGAACCGTTGCGCCTGTGCCACGGGTTTCGGGGCATTGTTGGCGCACTCCTCTTGAGCTCCAACGCCGTTGTTGCAGTGAGGGAGTACTCTGTCTTGTTGGTGGAGGCGTTCTGTGTAAAGCCGCAACAACGCTCCGCCTGAGGCGTTTGGCCGCGTTAAGGGGGAGTCGAGCCGATCCAAGAATAATTTTCTTCTAAGGTGGTAGTAGTGACTATGGCTGCATTGTCAGCATATAGAATTGGTCCTTGGCACTTGTTTGCGAGGGAAGCGGGCAGAGTTCACTCCACcattttttttctcgtcgcCTCTTCACTGTCAACTGTCTTCGTGTATCGCATCAATCGTTTTTCTGCTGGACTGACGAAAGTCTATCGTGTTATTTAGGTTAACGATAGAATGTGGCGGTTTCCTGACACCCCGCCTCTCAGCCGAATTTCCTTGGCAAGCCGCTCTTCCATCAATAGGCCACGCCTGGGATTTCGCCTTCACTCCAGAGACTGCTTGAACAAAACTGGAGCCCCATGTGATTCGGCAGGCTTGTCACAATACTTTTCGTGTCCCTCATGCGCCGCACCATTGCTGAGGCTCAACCGGCAATCGAGTTCGACGGAAGCCCCGCTAGAACTCTGCCTCAGAGTGTTTCAGATTCCCAAGCCAACTTCCCTAGATTTTCAGCCAAACACTGCATGGTTCTTGTAATGCTATGGTACATGCTGTCGTATAAGTCATTCGTCTCCTCGCACTGATCGCGGTGCCACAGTAGAAATGGTGCCTGACTCCCCTGAGTACTACACGAAGATCAACAACGCTGCGAAAGGCTAGTTCACAGAGTAGCAATCGACAACTTCAGTAGCGATGGTCATTTGCCGCGGGCTTTCGCTCCGCCTTGTTCCCTGATGCAGCGTATGGTCAGTCAGACAAGGGGCGGGGACTTCTGGTCTAGCATGGATGGTCACTTGGAACGGCAAGATGTAAACGGGTGAAGGAGAATGGATTTGGAGGTCTGCTGAAAAGGCTAGAGGGCAGCGAGTAAATCGTCATTCTTTTCTGAAAGAAAGAGTAGGGACCAGTTTGTGCTTGTGAGGAACAATGACACAACTAGCGCGGGTCCTACGCTTggagctgcgtctcctgAGTCGACCCGCCACTCGACAACTCGCGTCTGTGTGACGTCTTGCAACGACATTTGGAGTACACTGCCGGGATCGAGTTACATCTAGGAGTCCCTCGCCTGCTGGTGGATCTATCAGCACGAGCGGTGATCACCCCGCTCCTCCTTTCCCGCCTCCCCTCCTGCAATGCAAAAGATCCTGGCAGCATGCCGACCGCGCAGTCCGCACGCGCTGGACTGGCGGGCTTtcttgccgccgcgccagctcCATCCGCGATTTCGCCGGAGCAAGGGAAATGCTGTCATCGCCTGCCTTTTCTTCATAGACAGGATTCCTCATCCACCACTGAATGACCAACTTCTGCAAAACAATCTGCCACGTCTACAGTTCACCAAGCATACGCCGGCTCCACATCTTGTCTGTTCAGAGGTCAACCCAGCTGAGGCGGTAGACTTGTCTTGCAGAACTTCATGAGCCGTAGACAGACATCTCCTCCATCGACACGCCGAGTTGGATGTGGTGTAACATTCTGTATTTTCAAGCCGTTTCCTGATATATGAAatcgcgtctgctgcctaGGCACCCGGGCAGTCCTCGTCTCCACGTTTCCACACGGTTTCGGCGGCAGCATGGCTCTGGTATCGAGGATGCAGAGTGCACGCCCTCAGGCActttttctcgcctcctTGATTGCACTGGCATACTGTGCAGTCCCTTCCAAAATAGGGGTGCTTGCAGCATCCACGAAAACTGATTGTGTGCCCGGCGAGAAGGACACCACGTGTACGTGCGATAGCACTGCCACTGGCGAAGAACGGCTCTCAGCTACGCTGTCCCAAGAGAAAAATGTTATGAAGATCGTCTGCGAACCTCAGATGACGTGCGCTCCAGAGGATCTGCTTGACAAGGTTTGCCCGGCAGAGCAGGTCGAACTGAAGGGATGCCAGCTCAAACTGAGCGACCTCCTTGCCGAAGACGCGACAAGCGTAGCGTGGGAGGCCGAGAAagtgaaggcgaaggagaacgGCGAGACAAAGAGCCTAACTATTCCGACCCAGAATTTTCCTTACTCCGATCAACGATTTGCTGTGGGTTGCACAGGAGAGAACAAGAAGTGCAAAGTTGTCGTCACTGTGGAGGCCAGGCCGACGGTGACAGACGGACAGACTGTCACGTGCGCGTACGGTGCCAGCAGCAATACTTCTCACCAAGCTGTGACGCTGAGTCCATCGAACAACAGCTTCACTCTGGTGTgcggagagaaaggagacgtGTTGCCAGCGACTTACGAAACAACTTACTGCGTCTCAGGGTCGACTGACGCGGCAGAGACCTGCGATGAGAAGTGGACGTCAGTTTTCGCTGATTACGATAGCAAGTGGTGGAAGAATCCCGAAGGCACCAATTCGTTTACACTTTCAATTCCTACGGACAAGTTTCCGTCCGAGCAGAAGAAGGTTATGGTCGGGTGccagcagaagaaagagacaaaTGATGAGCAAAGGAAGGCAGGGGCGCCAGCAGGTCCCACTGTCTGCAGCGTGGATGTGACAATCGAGGCTacttcctctgcttctttcaCCGCAGCGACAGGTGTTGTCTCGTTCTTGGCGGTGATTGGCGGTTTGATCTCTGCGCTCGGTCATCCCGCGTGAATTTACCAAGGTTTCAGAGACTGTTGATCATGGCGCTTTCTAGCAGGGTGAAGCGTTTTATCGTTCGCGTCGATACTTCGAGCAGGATTAGTTCATCTCACTGGAGAGGCGACTTTCGCTGAGGCCGTTGAGTGGGCTTCTTCAAAGAACTGCCGAGCAGTTTCACGCACTAGCTGGGGTTGCCTGCTTGCTGCGTGTTCCTGATGTGAGCAAGCTGAGAGGAGCGGTGCCTTTTTGCGTGCACGTTCATCACGATCGCAGTGATTGTACAGGGGCCCCCGCCGTTTCGTGTACTGTTGTACATGGGCGCCATGGCTCCCTTGAAATTTGAGCGACTCATGCTTCCTATTTGAGGACTCTTTGACAAAAGGGTAGAGGACTCCACACCGCATCGCAATAGGCGGTGTTTGTTTTTCGGACTACCGCGGCCAGCCTTGTATCAGTCGATCTGGCCTGGCTCACGGGGAAGCAGCGGCTAAAGCCATTTCTCCTATATACTAGCCAGCCAGCCAGGAAGAGTGTGCAGGACTAACAGTCGTCACTACATCGCGCAAGACAGTATCCTCTGCGTAGGAACGGACATGGCTTGGTTGCGTGCAGTGGCAACTGGGGTGCTGCTGGTTGACCTGCACTCTGGTTTTTTTCGGCCGCAGTTCCTGGGTATCCACTCCGGGGCTCTACCGTTGGCATTGGGAAAAACCAGTCCAACGTGCTCCATGAGCACGACTGCACAGTAATACTCTCTCATCGATGCAGTGATCGATGAACGTGACCTCGTAGCTCAGGCACACCCGCCTTGCCAGCTGGTGTAACCTTAGGTTCCAGAATACTTCCAGAGGGGAAGAAGATGTTGAGACGGGGATAAAGGTGAAAACAAGGTGTTCCTATGGCCTTGCAGTCCCACCGTGGTTGCCATGCGTTGCGCTGGCTGGCATTTTGAGGGTGGAGCGAATTCCACGTTTGGTGAGGGCATCGGAGTCCACACTTTCCCATGTGGTTTTGATTGCACATATGTCGTCTCCACTCTTGCGACAGTGACAGTAACATtgctatatatataatattCATTGTGAGGCCGCGGAAATTTTCCAACCTGAACTTTTTAATTCGGGATATCTGATAGTGCCGAACAGAGCCGCGAGGGTGGTGTGTGTGTTACCGAAACCTCCTCTGCTCGACACGCGCACGAGTCCCTCGAACCCACAGGGGTTTGCGACAAGACGAGCACAGAGGAGGTTTGAAGGAGCGGAGCGACTTACACGAAGGCCACGGAAATCCGATTCGCCACGCTTGTCACGAAGGAGCCTCACAGCAGGGTCCGATGTTCACTGCCTCCTGCCGACAGTATCCTTCTTTTCTCGGACACGTACATTTGTGCTACACGATGGAGGTTCTCTCATGCGGGCTCAACCACGTGTACCCGGCCTTGTTCACTGCCCGCCAGAGAAggctccgccggcagctCTGCTTTTTCGGCCGCCCAGAGCTGCTGGTGCTGCTTTGTTGTGCCGTTGTGGCTAGTCGGTCCTTTTCCGTCACTGGAGAGCCGGACACAGAAGAAACCCGTATCTGCGTGGAGGCTGAAAAAGGAACCACGTGCACGTGCGCAGCACAGCCTTCCCGATCTGAGAAGACTTCGACGGCGACCATTTCCCAGGAGAAGAATACGTTGAAAATGGTCTGCAAAGAAGGTCTCAAGTGCGCACCCGCCGAGTTGACGGGCTCCATCGCTTGCGTAGGGGGCACGGACGACCTGACAGAATGCAAAGGCAGCACCAGCGGTACCAAACACGACTCGTGCTTAGACGTTAAGGATATTCTTACTGGAACCACTTCCAGCATTCAGTGGAAAGACACTACAGCACAGGGCAGAGCCAAAGACCAATCCAGATCCCTCACAGTCCCGCCGGAGACCATCCCTTTTGTCGATGAAAAGTTCGTTGTCGGCTGCATCTCGTCTACGAGCAGCTCTACAACGAGCTGTAAGGTTGACGTGAAGATTGAGGCGAGGGCAACGGCGAAAAACGACCAAACTGTCGTGTGCGCCTACGGGGCGCGCAGCAATCAAACACGCCAAGCTGTCACGCTGAGCCCTTCCCAAAACAGCTTCACTTTAGTGTGTGGAGATAAGGGGGAGGTCTTACCCAAGGCATACGCACAGACGTATTGCTCTCCAGACTCGAAGGATGCCAGCGAGACTTGCAGCGGAGACTACACAACGATCCTTGCTGGCTATGAAGACAAGTGGTGGAGCGCAGACGACAAGGCCCGCTCCTTCACGCTTTCAGTGCCGGCCGACAAGTTCCCATCAAAGGAGGCGAAACTGTTGGTCGGATGCCGGCAGGAGTATCCGCTCAGTGAAGACATGAAAATGCACCAGCAGAAGGATCCACCGTTTGTAGTGTTGATGTGTTTATCGAAGCTAATGCATCCTCTTCATTGTCTGTGGGGTCAGCAGGGGCGTACCCAGTGTTTGCAACTGTTGGCACAGTCGTCGCGTTCACCACTTCTCATGCATAGGCCCAAAaaggcagcggctgcggcaagcCACATCGGCGGCGATTTGTTCCGTGCGAAGGCGTCAGCCGGTCGGAGTACGAACTTCAGCAACTTTGGCTTGCAAGCAAATGACGAGGACTGCATCACCACGATGAACCGCGCCTTTGCTCGCCCTCCTTTGCCGCGTGTCGAAGGCGATAGAAGGCAGAACTCCAGAAGCGAACACGTAGCGCGCCGGTGCTGTGAATATTTCATAGGAACATTCCAGGAAGCATGTGGAGCCGCGCATCTTAAAACCTTTCAGTGCCACAGCCTGATGCGCACTCTGTCGGACCACAGGAGTGCCTGCGAGCCCAGATGACCTTCGTCAGTCCGTGAGCCACGTTTAGCCTTCCAGGAGCGTATTATTTGTGATGGAAGGCGACGAACGCATTTTAGGAAATAGAGCTGTTGCGTGGAGCCTTTACGAGGCAGACACTCCAAGACGTCTTCCCGTGTGGCTGTAGTATGCCTCGTTAGCCTCAGGGGCGCGGCAGTTTTGGCTAAACAACCGAACAACTATCAGGAATCTTCTGTGAAGAAGACGCCATACTCTGTGTGCCATCGAGGGTACAGAGCTGCAAGGTCAGCTGCGGTCGACTGCATGCCTGTCCAGGGTATTCACTAGATATGGCAATTCCAGTAAGCAGGAGGTGCTCGCGTGCATAGTGGACTACACAACTTAGGCCCGCGCGACATGCAGTCGCTCCAGTCCAGTTGTACACCGCTCTCGTGAGCTTGAGACTGGAAGCTCCATAGGcctgaggcgcagcggaaaTGCTACAGTTCGTGGCACGGAGCTTCGTCGTTGACTTGGCGAATCCGTGCAGCGACCCCCTTCACCACCCCCTCTTATAGCAAGCAAGAAGATCTTTGGCAGCCCTGATGGCTTCCTCCTTGCAAGTCGCGCAGACTCGAGTGGTAGTCACAGGCTAGGACTCTCTCACGTCACCGGACAGCTTCGCCGACGTTGGAATTTCAGTGTTGACGAGGTATTGTCACCGTTATGGTGCAGGGCAAACATATCCTGAAGTAGCATTGCCCCTCGGCTAGGGGATCCGCTTGCCACACAGGGCCCTCCATGAGGCATCGAAAGCATGCGTGAGTTTCTCGGCACCATGACTCTGCGCCGAGatcctccgcccccccccgttTTACGGGTTCGTGTCTTGTGGCGGGTGACATGCCCATTTAAGGGAGCCCGACCTCGTGAGATGCAGCAAGACTTGCCTTTGGGGTCTCTGTAAGGCCTCATCTTGTCCCGACTGATTCAGCCCTCAAGAAAGGCTGGTGTTCGAGTGTTTATTTAGGACTTCTTTTCGCATGCCCCTTTACTTCGCTAGTGGCGTCTCAC is a genomic window of Besnoitia besnoiti strain Bb-Ger1 chromosome IV, whole genome shotgun sequence containing:
- a CDS encoding SAG-related sequence (encoded by transcript BESB_057310), which translates into the protein MALVSRMQSARPQALFLASLIALAYCAVPSKIGVLAASTKTDCVPGEKDTTCTCDSTATGEERLSATLSQEKNVMKIVCEPQMTCAPEDLLDKVCPAEQVELKGCQLKLSDLLAEDATSVAWEAEKVKAKENGETKSLTIPTQNFPYSDQRFAVGCTGENKKCKVVVTVEARPTVTDGQTVTCAYGASSNTSHQAVTLSPSNNSFTLVCGEKGDVLPATYETTYCVSGSTDAAETCDEKWTSVFADYDSKWWKNPEGTNSFTLSIPTDKFPSEQKKVMVGCQQKKETNDEQRKAGAPAGPTVCSVDVTIEATSSASFTAATGVVSFLAVIGGLISALGHPA
- a CDS encoding SAG-related sequence (encoded by transcript BESB_057320), producing MEVLSCGLNHVYPALFTARQRRLRRQLCFFGRPELLVLLCCAVVASRSFSVTGEPDTEETRICVEAEKGTTCTCAAQPSRSEKTSTATISQEKNTLKMVCKEGLKCAPAELTGSIACVGGTDDLTECKGSTSGTKHDSCLDVKDILTGTTSSIQWKDTTAQGRAKDQSRSLTVPPETIPFVDEKFVVGCISSTSSSTTSCKVDVKIEARATAKNDQTVVCAYGARSNQTRQAVTLSPSQNSFTLVCGDKGEVLPKAYAQTYCSPDSKDASETCSGDYTTILAGYEDKWWSADDKARSFTLSVPADKFPSKEAKLLVGCRQEYPLSEDMKMHQQKDPPFVVLMCLSKLMHPLHCLWGQQGRTQCLQLLAQSSRSPLLMHRPKKAAAAASHIGGDLFRAKASAGRSTNFSNFGLQANDEDCITTMNRAFARPPLPRVEGDRRQNSRSEHVARRCCEYFIGTFQEACGAAHLKTFQCHSLMRTLSDHRSACEPR